The proteins below come from a single Candidatus Bathyarchaeota archaeon genomic window:
- a CDS encoding winged helix-turn-helix domain-containing protein: protein MSLGEQSSKPDLYVIARIIKALKEKNKMNKTALATSTGLAYDNLVKYLAWMSEKGFVAVTDEGLVCLTAEGSRAYDDLVQWIIKYVGKLKFPRAKFLKLQT from the coding sequence TTGAGCTTAGGCGAGCAGAGTTCTAAACCCGACCTCTACGTCATCGCCCGCATAATCAAGGCGCTTAAAGAAAAAAACAAAATGAACAAAACCGCGCTCGCCACCTCCACAGGATTAGCGTACGATAATTTGGTGAAGTATCTGGCATGGATGTCTGAGAAGGGCTTTGTCGCCGTCACCGATGAGGGGTTGGTATGCTTAACTGCGGAGGGTTCAAGGGCATACGATGATTTGGTGCAGTGGATAATTAAGTATGTGGGGAAACTCAAGTTTCCTAGGGCAAAATTCCTCAAGCTCCAGACCTGA
- a CDS encoding ABC transporter ATP-binding protein: MVAIVEAIDLKKTYMLGKVPVEALRGINLHVAAGEFVSILGPSGSGKSTMLNLIGALDKPTSGRLLIDGLDVAMLNDNQLSELRLKIGFVFQFFNLIPRLSARDNVELALSIANVRKRKRRRRATELLETVGLKDRMKHKPTELSGGQQQRVAIARALANDPKFLLLDEPTGNVDSKTAKEILDLIHLLNKEKGVSIIMVTHDEKLAHEATRTIRMVDGQISEQVVN; encoded by the coding sequence ATGGTAGCAATAGTTGAAGCTATAGATTTAAAAAAAACCTATATGCTTGGAAAAGTGCCGGTTGAAGCACTCAGAGGCATAAACCTCCACGTCGCCGCCGGCGAATTCGTATCGATCCTTGGACCATCCGGAAGCGGCAAGTCCACCATGCTCAACCTCATCGGAGCACTCGACAAGCCAACATCAGGCAGGCTCCTAATCGACGGCTTAGACGTCGCAATGCTCAACGATAACCAACTCTCCGAGCTGCGACTCAAAATAGGCTTTGTTTTCCAGTTCTTCAATCTCATCCCCAGGTTAAGCGCCCGCGACAACGTAGAGTTAGCCCTATCCATCGCTAACGTACGCAAACGAAAAAGACGCAGACGCGCAACCGAGCTTCTTGAAACAGTGGGCCTCAAAGACAGGATGAAGCATAAACCCACTGAATTAAGCGGTGGACAACAACAACGAGTCGCAATCGCAAGGGCGCTAGCTAACGACCCCAAGTTCCTGCTGCTTGATGAACCCACAGGAAACGTTGACTCAAAAACAGCAAAGGAGATTCTGGATTTAATCCACCTGCTAAACAAAGAAAAAGGAGTCAGCATAATCATGGTTACCCACGACGAAAAACTAGCCCATGAAGCCACAAGAACCATCCGGATGGTTGACGGTCAAATATCCGAGCAAGTGGTGAATTAA
- a CDS encoding ABC transporter permease — translation MRSSDIFGYSFNAIRLRKLRAALTTLGVVIGIAAIVALLSITQGLEASLTSQLNEGLAADTLVVTAGGGFADFSNQGSTSGGGFSGLSNDDSGFALYLNDTEIISDLSPDIVATAGVISHSGYVQTADLDESVTIYGVDFATYEEIYSNTFVAQDGSIPSNPDLDEAIVGARVVDPGDNSTLYFGVGDHINLTWTNSSAYPLTNQTTTMVVSGVLEEVGGLTLSGPSDSGVYIPLEKAEDFLGSAKCSMIVLKLTDSSDATIDSVTEAIKDHYGSNVSVLSSTSMLSMINTIFSTIQLFLLGIAGISLLVAGVGIMNIMIVSMIERTREIGTLKALGMKSRTVLSIFLGESAIIGVIGAVIGIIAGYGLAVAVAQILGSGLLGGGGGLTITPTLTPLVLLGAFGFGIGVSVIFALYPAWKASKLKPVEALRYE, via the coding sequence ATGCGGTCCAGCGATATCTTCGGTTACTCTTTCAATGCCATTCGGCTCCGCAAACTCAGAGCTGCTTTAACGACGCTGGGCGTTGTCATCGGCATCGCCGCCATCGTGGCGCTGCTATCCATCACCCAGGGGCTGGAGGCGTCACTGACAAGCCAGCTAAACGAGGGCTTAGCCGCAGACACCCTTGTCGTCACTGCCGGCGGCGGCTTTGCTGATTTCTCAAACCAGGGATCCACCAGCGGCGGCGGCTTTTCTGGCTTATCAAATGATGATTCGGGGTTTGCACTCTACCTCAACGACACCGAAATAATCAGTGACCTCTCCCCCGATATTGTAGCGACAGCAGGCGTCATCAGCCACAGCGGATACGTGCAAACCGCAGACCTTGATGAATCCGTAACCATCTACGGCGTTGACTTCGCAACCTACGAGGAAATCTACAGCAACACCTTCGTAGCTCAAGACGGCAGCATACCCTCCAACCCCGACTTAGACGAGGCCATCGTGGGCGCTAGGGTTGTTGACCCCGGCGACAACAGCACCCTCTACTTCGGCGTCGGCGACCACATCAACCTCACATGGACCAACTCGTCAGCTTACCCGCTTACCAACCAAACCACCACGATGGTTGTTTCAGGCGTGCTAGAAGAAGTCGGCGGCTTGACCCTATCGGGTCCATCGGACAGCGGCGTGTATATTCCCTTAGAGAAAGCCGAGGACTTTTTAGGCTCCGCCAAATGCAGCATGATAGTATTGAAGCTCACAGACAGCAGCGACGCCACGATAGATTCGGTAACTGAAGCGATTAAGGACCACTATGGCTCTAACGTCTCGGTTTTATCTTCCACCTCGATGCTCAGCATGATTAACACAATCTTTAGCACCATACAACTGTTCCTCTTAGGCATCGCAGGCATCTCGCTGCTAGTCGCCGGCGTAGGCATAATGAACATCATGATTGTCTCCATGATTGAACGCACACGCGAAATCGGCACGCTCAAAGCGTTAGGCATGAAAAGCCGCACGGTGCTCTCGATTTTCCTGGGCGAATCAGCCATCATAGGCGTCATCGGCGCCGTTATCGGGATAATCGCTGGTTACGGCTTAGCAGTGGCTGTTGCACAAATCTTGGGCTCAGGGCTACTGGGCGGAGGCGGCGGATTAACCATCACTCCCACGTTGACTCCGCTAGTGCTTTTGGGCGCCTTCGGCTTCGGTATAGGCGTCAGCGTTATCTTTGCCCTGTACCCCGCATGGAAGGCATCAAAGCTCAAGCCCGTAGAGGCGTTGAGGTACGAATAA